A region from the Biomphalaria glabrata chromosome 14, xgBioGlab47.1, whole genome shotgun sequence genome encodes:
- the LOC129922997 gene encoding uncharacterized protein LOC129922997, protein MNVQCRHCHALKWREETPGMCCSNGKVKLSSLQPPPEPLKSLMSEKTAKARHFRQQIRKYNSCFQMTSFGAKKIQEPGFMPTFKVQGQVYHSIGSLLPLPNERAQFLQIYFMGNSNEEASHRNTLIPNTQLDIIVDLQQLLHQHNPYVQFFKTSLDKMPTDDYKVIIRADRVPSTEHPRRFNAPITDEVAIVMVGNEFGKRDIVLERRNNTLQRVAETHRSYDALQYPIIFWQGEDGYHFGIPQVDPLTGVPVPKKKVSAMDYYAFRIMQREGEVNHILMCQHLFHQYIVDMYAKIESERLLFIRLNQKKLRTDEYIHLKDAIENDADPNELGKMVILPSSVTGSPRHMHEYTLDAMTFVRNYGRPDLFITFTCNPAWSEIKETLLDEQKPTDRHDILARVFKRKLAKMIEVITKSQIFGETRCWMYNIEWQKRGLPHSHILIWLKNKIKPTDVDSIISAEIPNPQEDPLLFDIVTKNMIHGPCGGFNSISPCMIEGKCSKKFPRRLIQETQSSEDGYPLYRRRKPGDGGYTAKIKKLNGNIWQEIIIDNRWVVPYNPLLIKMFCAHINVEFCHSVKSIKYIFKYVNKGSDQAMFGLHKSGPNLDEIESFQSGRYISSNEAVWRILGFSIHERHPTVVHLSVHLENGQRMYFDAASLKEKLQSPPKSTLLAFFELCQSDPFAQTLLYCDVPKYYTWNTSQKCFSRRKQGIDVKDHPGVKMSDALGRVYTVHPTNAECFYLRMLLHVVKGPTSFTNLKTVEGVVCQTFREACQRRGMLDNDEHWEAALAEAAQTGTAQRVRHLFALLLTTCGLSNPLDLWEKYKNALSDDILLQKRRENPDILIDFSNIIYDEALIALEDLCLTMAGKDLKHVGLKSPERNAFCRELLRERSFNIDDLSNFITENEPKLVPDQRKAYDTIQNLITDKKGGIVFLDAPGGTGKTFLINLLLAKVRQQNKIALAVASSGIAATLLQGGRTAHSTFKLPLNLAHGDTPVCDISKDSGQAKILQICSLIVWDECTMSHKRALEAVDMLMQDLKNSKALMGGVVVMLAGDFRQTLPVIPKSTPADELNACLKASYLWKYVEKITLKTNMRVQLSEDQNAANFSKQLLTIGDGKVPIDSNGFINFPSQFCNIVKSLEVLKSNVFCNLPENFRNHEWLCERAILAPTNDSVNRINIDILNQLPDDCKLYKSIDSTLDPAQALYYPAEFLNSLEPPGLPHHNLQLKIGAPIILLRNLDPPKLCNGTRLIIKNLFSNLIEGTILTGCAKGEDVFIPRIPLIPSDLPFEFKRLQFPVRLAFAMTINKAQGQSLKVAGINLESPCFSHGQLYVACSRVGSPRNLFVFAAEHKTKNIVYQQALC, encoded by the coding sequence ATGAATGTTCAATGTAGACATTGTCATGCTTTAAAATGGAGGGAAGAAACCCCCGGCATGTGCTGTTCCAATGGCAAGGTTAAACTGTCATCTCTCCAGCCACCACCAGAGCCTTTAAAATCTCTAATGTCTGAAAAAACAGCCAAAGCAAGGCATTTTCGTCAACAGATAAGAAAATACAATTCGTGTTTCCAAATGACATCATTTGGCGCTAAAAAAATTCAAGAGCCTGGGTTTATGCCAACTTTTAAGGTGCAAGGTCAAGTCTACCATTCTATTGGATCATTGTTGCCATTGCCCAACGAGCGAGCTCAATtcctacaaatatattttatgggAAACAGCAATGAAGAAGCTTCGCATAGAAACACCCTGATACCTAACACGCAACTAGACATAATAGTTGACCTGCAGCAGCTTCTACACCAACATAACCCTTATGTTCAATTCTTTAAAACAAGTTTAGACAAAATGCCAACTGATGACTATAAGGTAATTATTAGAGCTGATAGAGTACCCAGTACAGAACATCCTAGACGCTTTAATGCTCCGATTACTGATGAGGTGGCCATTGTGATGGTAGGAAATGAATTTGGAAAACGAGATATAGTACTTGAGAGGAGAAACAACACCTTGCAAAGAGTTGCAGAGACTCACAGGTCATACGATGCTTTGCAGTACCCAATCATCTTTTGGCAAGGTGAAGATGGATACCACTTTGGAATTCCGCAGGTTGATCCTTTAACCGGAGTCCCTGTTCCAAAGAAGAAAGTGTCCGCAATGGATTACTATGCATTTAGGATAATGCAGCGAGAAGGCGAAGTCAATCACATCTTAATGTGTCAACATCTTTTCCATCAATACATCGTAGATATGTATGCTAAGATTGAAAGTGAGAGGTTATTGTTCATTCGATTAAACCAAAAGAAACTTCGAACAGACGAATATATTCACTTGAAAGATGCCATTGAAAATGATGCCGATCCAAATGAATTAGGTAAAATGGTAATTCTACCTTCTTCTGTTACTGGTAGTCCCCGACACATGCATGAATACACCCTGGATGCAATGACATTTGTGCGTAACTATGGTCGACCAGATTTGTTCATTACATTTACGTGCAATCCGGCTTGGTCAGAAATAAAGGAGACACTATTAGATGAACAGAAACCAACTGACCGTCATGACATACTGGCACGTGTTTTTAAGAGAAAACTGGCAAAAATGATAGAAGTAATCACAAAATCGCAAATCTTTGGTGAAACTAGATGCTGGATGTACAACATTGAATGGCAAAAGCGGGGCCTTCCACACTCCCACATTCTCATTTggctcaaaaataaaataaaacccaCTGACGTCGATAGCATCATCAGTGCTGAGATTCCGAACCCTCAAGAAGATCCTCTACTTTTTGATATCGTGACAAAGAATATGATCCATGGTCCGTGTGGAGGTTTTAACAGTATCTCACCCTGCATGATAGAAGGAAAATGTTCCAAAAAATTTCCAAGAAGATTAATTCAAGAAACGCAATCAAGTGAAGATGGATATCCATTGTACAGGAGAAGGAAGCCAGGAGATGGAGGATACACCGCGAAAATCAAGAAACTAAATGGAAATATTTGGCAGGAAATAATAATTGACAACAGATGGGTTGTTCCTTATAATCCTCtgctaattaaaatgttttgtgcTCACATTAATGTAGAATTTTGTCACTCAGTGAAAtctatcaaatatatttttaagtatGTCAACAAAGGTAGTGACCAGGCGATGTTCGGATTGCACAAAAGTGGACCAAATTTGGATGAAATTGAATCCTTTCAATCTGGAAGATACATCAGCTCCAATGAAGCTGTTTGGCGGATATTGGGATTCTCAATACACGAACGTCACCCAACTGTGGTACATCTTAGTGTGCACTTAGAAAATGGTCAAAGAATGTATTTTGATGCAGCTAGCTTAAAAGAAAAGTTACAGTCGCCACCAAAATCTACCCTTCTTGCATTTTTTGAGCTGTGTCAGAGTGATCCTTTTGCGCAAACATTGCTTTACTGTGACGTACCAAAATATTACACATGGAATACATCCCAAAAATGTTTCAGTAGAAGAAAGCAAGGTATTGATGTCAAAGATCATCCAGGAGTAAAAATGAGTGATGCCCTTGGACGAGTCTACACTGTGCATCCAACAAATGCAGAATGCTTTTATCTGCGCATGCTCCTTCATGTTGTAAAAGGCCCGAcctcttttactaatttaaaaaCTGTTGAAGGTGTGGTGTGCCAAACCTTTCGAGAGGCTTGCCAAAGACGAGGCATGTTAGACAACGATGAGCATTGGGAAGCAGCTCTGGCCGAGGCTGCTCAGACAGGGACAGCACAGAGAGTACGCCATCTTTTTGCTCTTTTGTTGACAACATGTGGATTATCAAATCCACTTGATCTTTGGGAAAAGTATAAAAATGCACTGAGTGATGACATACTTCTacaaaagagaagagaaaatcCAGATATTCTAATTGATTTTTCAAACATAATATATGATGAGGCCTTGATTGCCCTGGAAGACCTATGTTTAACAATGGCTGGAAAAGACCTGAAACATGTAGGCTTAAAATCACCCGAAAGAAATGCTTTTTGCAGAGAATTACTGCGTGAGCGTAGTTTTAATATTGATGACCTTTCCAATTTCATCACTGAAAATGAACCGAAATTGGTGCCAGACCAAAGAAAAGCATATGATactatacaaaatttaattactgACAAGAAAGGTGGAATAGTTTTCCTGGATGCACCAGGGGGAACAGGCAaaacattcctcattaatcttcttcTTGCTAAAGTCAGGCAACAAAACAAGATTGCACTTGCAGTGGCTTCATCTGGTATTGCAGCTACACTCCTTCAAGGGGGTAGGACAGCACATTCTACCTTCAAGCTACCACTAAACTTGGCTCATGGTGATACTCCTGTTTGTGACATATCCAAAGACTCTGGCCAGGCAAAAATTCTTCAGATTTGCAGTTTAATAGTATGGGATGAATGTACTATGTCTCACAAAAGGGCTCTTGAAGCAGTAGATATGTTAATGCAAGATTTGAAAAATAGCAAAGCATTAATGGGCGGAGTAGTTGTCATGTTAGCTGGTGACTTTAGACAAACCCTACCAGTAATTCCAAAGTCAACTCCTGCAGATGAGCTCAACGCCTGTCTTAAAGCTTCATACCTCTGGAAGTATGTCGAAAAAATAACCCTTAAGACAAATATGAGAGTTCAACTTTCTGAAGATCAAAATGCTGCTAATTTTTCTAAACAACTATTAACAATTGGAGACGGCAAAGttcccattgattcaaatggaTTTATAAATTTTCCTTCACAGTTTTGCAACATAGTCAAGTCTCTCGAAGTGTTAAAATCTAATGTTTTCTGTAATTTACCAGAAAATTTCAGAAACCATGAGTGGCTGTGTGAACGAGCTATTCTTGCACCTACAAATGACTCTGTTAATAGAATCAACATCGACATTTTAAACCAGCTGCCTGATGATTGCAAACTTTACAAATCGATTGACAGTACCTTAGACCCTGCACAAGCTTTATATTATCCTGCAGAATTTCTGAATTCTTTGGAACCACCAGGACTTCCACATCACAATCTTCAACTCAAAATTGGTGCTCCGATCATTCTCCTTAGAAATCTTGATCCTCCAAAGCTCTGCAATGGAACCCGTTTAatcattaaaaatcttttttcaaACCTTATTGAAGGAACCATTCTGACTGGCTGTGCCAAGGGAGAAGATGTTTTTATACCTAGAATTCCTCTCATACCATCTGATCTGCCCTTTGAATTTAAGCGTTTGCAGTTTCCAGTTCGGCTCGCATTTGCAATGACAATAAACAAAGCACAGGGGCAGTCACTGAAAGTTGCAGGAATCAACCTGGAATCCCCCTGCTTCTCTCATGGCCAACTTTACGTTGCATGTTCCCGTGTGGGTTCTCCACGAAATCTGTTTGTATTTGCTGCTGAGCACAAAACCAAAAACATAGTATATCAACAGGCTTTATGTTAA